One genomic window of Micrococcus flavus includes the following:
- the hpaD gene encoding 3,4-dihydroxyphenylacetate 2,3-dioxygenase — translation MSNLENRQKTSSGFYVGQEGPVKTENPIPTPQAEAPDVLRCASMELVVTDLEASRRFYVDVLDLVVTEEDEDTVYLRSMEEFIHHNLILRKGDVAAVAAFSYRVRTPEDLDKAVAFYEELGCRVERNENGFVKGVGDSVRVEDPLGFPYEFFHEVEHVERLAWRYDLYTPGALVRLDHFNQVTPDVPRAARYMQDLGFRVTEDIQDENGTVYAAWMRRKPTVHDTAMTGGDGPRMHHVAFATHEKHNILAICDKLGALRMSDAIERGPGRHGVSNAFYLYLRDPDGHRVEIYTQDYYTGDPDNPVVTWDVHDNQRRDWWGTPVVPSWYTDASLVLDLDGNVQEVVARTDESEMAVTIGADGFSYTRAEEGEDSMPEYKKGEYKLGNQL, via the coding sequence ATGAGCAACCTCGAGAACCGCCAGAAGACCTCCTCCGGCTTCTACGTGGGCCAGGAGGGCCCCGTGAAGACGGAGAACCCGATCCCCACCCCGCAGGCCGAGGCCCCGGACGTGCTGCGCTGCGCGTCCATGGAGCTGGTGGTCACCGACCTCGAGGCCTCGCGCCGGTTCTACGTGGACGTGCTCGACCTCGTGGTCACCGAGGAGGACGAGGACACGGTGTACCTGCGCTCCATGGAGGAGTTCATCCACCACAACCTGATCCTGCGCAAGGGCGACGTGGCCGCCGTGGCCGCGTTCTCCTACCGCGTCCGCACCCCCGAGGACCTGGACAAGGCCGTGGCCTTCTACGAGGAGCTCGGCTGCCGCGTGGAACGCAACGAGAACGGATTCGTGAAGGGCGTCGGCGACTCGGTGCGCGTCGAGGACCCGCTGGGCTTCCCCTACGAGTTCTTCCACGAGGTGGAGCACGTGGAGCGCCTGGCCTGGCGCTACGACCTGTACACCCCCGGCGCCCTGGTGCGCCTGGACCACTTCAACCAGGTGACCCCGGACGTGCCGCGCGCCGCCCGCTACATGCAGGACCTGGGCTTCCGCGTCACCGAGGACATCCAGGACGAGAACGGCACCGTGTACGCCGCGTGGATGCGCCGCAAGCCCACCGTGCACGACACCGCCATGACGGGCGGCGACGGCCCCCGCATGCACCACGTCGCCTTCGCCACCCACGAGAAGCACAACATCCTGGCGATCTGCGACAAGCTCGGCGCCCTGCGCATGTCCGATGCGATCGAGCGCGGCCCCGGCCGCCACGGCGTCTCCAACGCCTTCTACCTCTACCTGCGCGACCCGGACGGCCACCGCGTGGAGATCTACACCCAGGACTACTACACCGGCGACCCGGACAACCCCGTGGTCACCTGGGACGTGCACGACAACCAGCGCCGCGACTGGTGGGGCACCCCGGTCGTGCCGTCCTGGTACACGGACGCCTCGCTCGTGCTGGACCTCGACGGCAACGTCCAGGAGGTCGTGGCCCGCACCGACGAGTCCGAGATGGCCGTGACCATCGGCGCCGACGGCTTCTCCTACACCCGCGCCGAGGAGGGCGAGGACTCCATGCCGGAGTACAAGAAGGGCGAGTACAAGCTGGGCAACCAGCTCTGA
- a CDS encoding protein adenylyltransferase SelO: MSSPVPALTSHFADAFPELSAPSRAWQTPEPRLLHLNAALATELGLDEDWLRSADGVRFLTGEAPGPDARPVAQGYAGHQFGGYSPRLGDGRALLLGELTAPGAGRADDADAARDVAGATSTPDLTALRDLHLKGSGLTPFSREGSDGLAAVGPMLRELVVSEALHALGIPTTRALAVVATGRTVRRQRPLPGAVLARIADSHLRVGTFQYAAALVEGGHAPEDLVPRLVAESLARHHADRVDADVPALALLEAVVAAQADLTARWMLVGFVHGVMNTDNVTISGQSIDFGPCAFLDAFDPRAVFSSIDRQGRYAYGAQPQIALWNLNRLAEALLPHLAADPNDAVAAATAALEGFAPAFDAAWQSGLAAKLGVPRTRASDDVAARLLGLLAEARADWTTFWTDLADVVPGPSPTPGTPAGLPDSAGVRAWREDWLALAPDPERMRAVNPRHIPRNRPLQEALDAAEGGDLAPVERILAAVRDPFTPRPDAVDLALPSGADERPFVTFCGT; encoded by the coding sequence ATGAGCTCCCCCGTCCCCGCCCTGACCTCGCACTTCGCGGACGCGTTCCCCGAGCTGTCCGCCCCGTCCCGCGCGTGGCAGACCCCCGAGCCGCGCCTGCTGCACCTCAACGCGGCGCTCGCCACGGAGCTCGGCCTCGACGAGGACTGGCTGCGCTCGGCGGACGGCGTCCGGTTCCTCACCGGTGAGGCCCCCGGCCCGGACGCCCGGCCCGTGGCCCAGGGGTACGCCGGCCACCAGTTCGGCGGCTACTCGCCCCGGCTCGGCGACGGCCGCGCCCTCCTGCTCGGCGAGCTCACCGCGCCCGGCGCCGGACGAGCCGACGACGCCGACGCCGCCCGGGACGTCGCCGGCGCGACGTCCACCCCCGACCTCACCGCCCTGCGCGACCTGCATCTGAAGGGCTCCGGCCTCACCCCGTTCTCCCGGGAGGGCTCGGACGGGCTGGCCGCGGTCGGGCCGATGCTGCGCGAGCTCGTGGTCTCCGAGGCGCTCCACGCCCTCGGGATCCCCACCACGCGGGCGCTCGCCGTCGTCGCCACGGGGCGCACGGTGCGCCGCCAACGGCCGCTGCCCGGAGCGGTGCTGGCACGCATCGCCGACTCGCACCTGCGCGTGGGCACGTTCCAGTACGCCGCCGCACTGGTCGAGGGCGGGCACGCGCCGGAGGACCTCGTTCCGCGCCTGGTCGCCGAGTCCCTGGCCCGCCACCACGCCGACCGCGTCGACGCCGACGTCCCCGCCCTGGCCCTGCTCGAGGCCGTGGTCGCCGCGCAGGCGGACCTCACGGCCCGCTGGATGCTCGTGGGCTTCGTGCACGGCGTGATGAACACGGACAACGTGACGATCTCCGGCCAGAGCATCGACTTCGGCCCGTGCGCCTTCCTCGACGCGTTCGACCCGCGCGCCGTGTTCTCCTCGATCGACCGCCAGGGCCGCTACGCGTACGGCGCCCAGCCGCAGATCGCCCTGTGGAACCTCAACCGGCTCGCCGAGGCGCTCCTGCCCCACCTGGCCGCGGATCCGAACGACGCCGTCGCCGCCGCCACGGCCGCCCTCGAGGGGTTCGCGCCCGCGTTCGACGCCGCGTGGCAGTCCGGCCTGGCCGCGAAGCTCGGCGTGCCCCGCACCCGGGCCTCCGACGACGTCGCCGCGCGCCTGCTCGGGCTGCTCGCCGAGGCGCGGGCCGACTGGACGACGTTCTGGACGGACCTGGCGGACGTCGTGCCCGGGCCGAGCCCCACGCCGGGGACGCCGGCCGGGCTTCCGGACTCCGCGGGTGTCAGGGCGTGGCGGGAGGACTGGCTCGCCCTCGCGCCGGACCCGGAGCGGATGCGGGCCGTCAATCCGCGTCACATCCCGCGCAACCGCCCGCTCCAGGAGGCCCTGGACGCCGCCGAGGGCGGTGACCTCGCCCCCGTGGAGCGCATCCTCGCAGCCGTGCGGGACCCGTTCACGCCGCGTCCCGACGCCGTCGACCTCGCCCTCCCCTCCGGCGCCGACGAGCGGCCCTTCGTGACGTTCTGCGGGACCTGA
- the hpaE gene encoding 5-carboxymethyl-2-hydroxymuconate semialdehyde dehydrogenase: MTEKTSIEARAPEGLPDVIRHYIDGELVDSIDGDTFDVLDPVTNQPYIQAASGKAADIDRAVAAAKAAFEGGEWSQALPRARSRVLHRIADIMETRGDQLAAMECFDTGLPIAQARGQAARAAENFRFFADLIVAQHDDAFKVPGRQANYVNRKPIGVAGLITPWNTPFMLESWKLAPAIATGNSVVLKPAEFTPLSASLWPEIFEDAGLPKGVFNMVHGFGEEGFAGDPLVKHPDVPLISFTGESRTGQIIFANAAPHLKGLSMELGGKSPAVVFADADLDTAIDATIFGVFSLNGERCTAGSRILVQREVYDEFVERYAAQADRVKVGLPNDPTTEVGAIVHPEHYEKVMSYVEIGKSEARLVAGGGRPEEFPEGNFVRPTVFADVKPDARIFQEEIFGPVVAITPFDTDEEALELANNTKYGLAAYIWTNDLKRAHNVAQDVEAGMVWLNSNNVRDLRTPFGGVKASGLGHEGGYRSIDFYTDQQAVHINLGEVHNPVFGKQEQAAAKMDG; encoded by the coding sequence ATGACGGAGAAGACCAGCATCGAGGCCCGCGCGCCCGAGGGCCTGCCCGACGTCATCCGCCACTACATCGACGGCGAGCTCGTCGACTCGATCGACGGCGACACGTTCGACGTCCTCGACCCGGTGACCAACCAGCCGTACATCCAGGCCGCCTCCGGCAAGGCCGCGGACATCGACCGCGCCGTGGCCGCCGCGAAGGCCGCGTTCGAGGGCGGCGAGTGGTCCCAGGCCCTGCCGCGCGCCCGCTCCCGCGTGCTGCACCGGATCGCCGACATCATGGAGACCCGCGGCGACCAGCTGGCCGCCATGGAGTGCTTCGACACCGGCCTGCCGATCGCGCAGGCCCGAGGCCAGGCCGCCCGCGCCGCGGAGAACTTCCGCTTCTTCGCGGACCTGATCGTGGCCCAGCACGACGACGCTTTCAAGGTGCCCGGCCGCCAGGCCAACTACGTCAACCGCAAGCCGATCGGCGTCGCGGGCCTGATCACCCCCTGGAACACCCCGTTCATGCTCGAGTCCTGGAAGCTGGCCCCGGCCATCGCCACCGGCAACTCCGTGGTGCTCAAGCCGGCCGAGTTCACCCCGCTCTCCGCGTCCCTGTGGCCGGAGATCTTCGAGGACGCCGGCCTGCCGAAGGGCGTGTTCAACATGGTCCACGGCTTCGGCGAGGAAGGCTTCGCGGGCGACCCGCTCGTGAAGCACCCGGACGTGCCGCTGATCTCCTTCACCGGCGAGTCCCGCACCGGCCAGATCATCTTCGCCAACGCCGCCCCGCACCTGAAGGGCCTGTCCATGGAGCTCGGCGGCAAGTCCCCGGCGGTCGTCTTCGCGGACGCGGACCTGGACACCGCGATCGACGCCACGATCTTCGGCGTGTTCTCCCTCAACGGCGAGCGCTGCACCGCCGGCTCGCGCATCCTCGTCCAGCGCGAGGTGTACGACGAGTTCGTCGAGCGCTACGCCGCCCAGGCGGACCGCGTGAAGGTCGGCCTGCCGAACGACCCGACCACCGAGGTCGGCGCGATCGTGCACCCCGAGCACTACGAGAAGGTCATGTCCTACGTGGAGATCGGCAAGTCCGAGGCCCGCCTCGTGGCCGGCGGCGGCCGCCCGGAGGAGTTCCCGGAGGGGAACTTCGTGCGCCCCACTGTGTTCGCGGACGTCAAGCCCGACGCGCGGATCTTCCAGGAGGAGATCTTCGGCCCGGTCGTGGCCATCACCCCGTTCGACACGGACGAGGAGGCCCTCGAGCTGGCGAACAACACCAAGTACGGCCTGGCCGCCTACATCTGGACCAACGACCTCAAGCGCGCCCACAACGTCGCGCAGGACGTCGAGGCCGGCATGGTGTGGCTGAACTCCAACAACGTGCGCGACCTGCGGACCCCGTTCGGCGGCGTGAAGGCCTCCGGCCTGGGCCACGAGGGCGGCTACCGCTCGATCGACTTCTACACCGACCAGCAGGCCGTGCACATCAACCTCGGCGAGGTCCACAACCCGGTGTTCGGCAAGCAGGAGCAGGCCGCCGCGAAGATGGACGGCTGA
- a CDS encoding HpcH/HpaI aldolase family protein, producing MPVRQNPQPLVRDLFTPEARAARGGRPAAGMFLSSGDCTAAEICAGAGLDYLLIDGEHAPLSLESVLAQLRTIAGYGVPAMTRVPALDPVLIKQFLDLGAQTLLVPMVDDAAQAAEAVRTVRYPPHGVRGVGSALARSGRWNRIPGYLADADRHVSLFVQIETAAGVENARAIAETPGVDGIFVGPSDLSASMGLLGQQSHPDVVAAVESVIRAANEVGTVVGVNAFVEAQARAYTEAGADFVNVGADVALLARAAEALADTWCPAPEGDDDGGRASY from the coding sequence GTGCCCGTCCGCCAGAACCCCCAGCCCCTGGTCCGCGACCTCTTCACACCCGAGGCCCGCGCGGCCCGCGGCGGACGCCCCGCCGCCGGCATGTTCCTCAGCTCGGGCGACTGCACCGCCGCGGAGATCTGCGCCGGCGCGGGCCTCGACTACCTGCTGATCGACGGCGAGCACGCCCCCCTCTCGCTCGAGTCCGTGCTGGCGCAGCTGCGCACGATCGCCGGGTACGGGGTCCCCGCCATGACGCGCGTGCCCGCCCTGGACCCGGTGCTCATCAAGCAGTTCCTCGACCTCGGCGCGCAGACCCTGCTCGTGCCCATGGTCGACGACGCCGCCCAGGCCGCGGAGGCCGTCCGCACCGTGCGCTACCCGCCGCACGGCGTCCGCGGCGTCGGCTCGGCCCTCGCCCGCTCGGGGCGCTGGAACCGGATCCCCGGCTACCTCGCCGATGCCGACCGCCACGTGAGCCTGTTCGTGCAGATCGAGACGGCGGCGGGCGTGGAGAACGCCCGCGCGATCGCGGAGACGCCCGGCGTGGACGGGATCTTCGTGGGCCCCTCGGACCTGTCCGCCTCGATGGGTCTGCTCGGCCAGCAGTCGCACCCCGACGTGGTGGCCGCCGTGGAGTCGGTCATCCGCGCGGCGAACGAGGTCGGCACCGTGGTGGGCGTCAACGCGTTCGTCGAGGCGCAGGCGCGGGCGTACACCGAGGCCGGCGCGGACTTCGTCAACGTGGGCGCCGACGTCGCCCTGCTGGCCCGGGCCGCCGAGGCCCTCGCGGACACGTGGTGCCCGGCGCCCGAGGGCGACGACGACGGCGGGCGCGCCTCGTACTGA
- a CDS encoding NADPH-dependent F420 reductase: protein MKNHLASTPNAPALDDAHPAPAPARLAVGLVGVGKLGAVVGRLAAEAGHELLVAERPGNPMFELVVGSILPSARTVPLAELLARADVVVLAVPQPALAGLDLSGVRGDVVDATNAWDAVPAEDEGVDADWWARRLPGTPVVKTLNHAAYAELLADARPAGDPGRRAVAVAGSDADAVDRVVAFVDSLGFDAVPAPAEAASLLEPGAPVFGGRFDAAGMREALAGAPVD, encoded by the coding sequence ATGAAGAACCACCTCGCCAGCACCCCGAACGCCCCCGCCCTCGACGATGCCCACCCCGCTCCCGCCCCCGCGCGCCTGGCGGTCGGCCTGGTGGGGGTGGGCAAGCTCGGCGCCGTGGTCGGCCGGCTGGCCGCGGAGGCCGGCCACGAGCTGCTCGTGGCGGAGCGGCCGGGGAACCCGATGTTCGAGCTGGTCGTCGGCTCGATCCTTCCGTCCGCGCGGACCGTCCCCCTGGCCGAGCTACTGGCGCGGGCCGACGTCGTGGTCCTCGCGGTGCCCCAGCCCGCGCTCGCCGGCCTGGACCTCTCGGGCGTGCGCGGCGACGTCGTGGACGCGACCAACGCGTGGGACGCGGTGCCGGCCGAGGACGAGGGCGTGGACGCCGACTGGTGGGCGCGGCGGCTGCCCGGGACGCCCGTGGTGAAGACGCTCAACCACGCCGCCTACGCGGAGCTGCTCGCCGACGCCCGACCGGCGGGCGACCCGGGGCGCAGGGCCGTGGCGGTGGCGGGGTCCGACGCGGACGCCGTGGACCGCGTGGTCGCGTTCGTGGACTCCCTCGGCTTCGACGCCGTCCCCGCCCCGGCCGAGGCGGCGAGCCTGCTCGAGCCGGGGGCGCCCGTGTTCGGCGGCCGGTTCGACGCTGCCGGGATGCGCGAGGCGCTCGCGGGGGCGCCCGTCGACTGA
- a CDS encoding GntR family transcriptional regulator, which translates to MTRTDTGQASPGGATASKADRAYQAILAGIRDQRHEPGDRLVLSQIAAELGMSVVPVREAIRRLQSERLVAYERNVGATVVGIDPVEYRHTMETLALVEGFSTAQCAPHVTAQDIAAAREVNQAMRELAASDETWDPVAFTELNRRFHSILFEHHQNEHVHDLVHRGWTRLAALRSSTFAYVPGRARASVEEHEQLLRLIEAGAPFAEIEAAARAHRLNTLHAYLNHQN; encoded by the coding sequence ATGACCCGCACGGACACGGGACAGGCGAGCCCGGGAGGCGCCACCGCCTCCAAGGCGGACCGCGCCTACCAGGCGATCCTCGCGGGGATCCGGGACCAGCGCCACGAGCCGGGCGACCGGCTGGTGCTCTCCCAGATCGCCGCGGAGCTCGGCATGTCCGTGGTCCCCGTGCGCGAGGCCATCCGCCGCCTGCAGTCCGAGAGGCTCGTGGCCTACGAGCGCAACGTGGGCGCCACGGTGGTGGGGATCGACCCGGTCGAGTACCGCCACACCATGGAGACGCTGGCGCTGGTGGAGGGCTTCTCCACCGCCCAGTGCGCCCCGCACGTGACCGCCCAGGACATCGCGGCCGCCCGCGAGGTGAACCAGGCCATGCGGGAGCTGGCCGCCTCGGACGAGACGTGGGACCCGGTGGCCTTCACGGAGCTCAACCGGCGCTTCCACTCGATCCTGTTCGAGCACCACCAGAACGAGCACGTGCACGACCTCGTGCACCGCGGCTGGACCCGCCTGGCCGCGCTGCGCTCCTCCACGTTCGCGTACGTGCCCGGCCGAGCTCGCGCCTCCGTGGAGGAGCACGAGCAGCTGCTGCGGCTGATCGAGGCCGGCGCCCCGTTCGCCGAGATCGAGGCCGCGGCCCGCGCCCACCGACTCAACACCCTGCACGCCTACCTCAACCACCAGAACTGA
- a CDS encoding LLM class flavin-dependent oxidoreductase, whose protein sequence is MDLEFGIDTFGDRTADADGELETHAAGVRHVVDLGVTAEQAGLNAFNVGEHHRDDYTVSAPEMVLAAIAARTQRIRLGTAVTVLSSDDPVRVHERFATLDALSSGRAEAVLGRGSFTESFPLFGYSLHDYEDLFEEKLELFAQLRTQQPLTWSGRHTQDLDDVTLYPPLEGGEPLRTWVAVGGSPQSVVRAARHDLPLMLAIIGGPSSRFAPFAQLYRDAREKFGHEGESRVGFHMIGHVAETDHAAFQQFAQPYLSHHARLGAERGWPRMTPQALRGELDHGLMAVGSPETVARKVARGIQDLGASRVSFKVQHGPIAHEHNRRSVELFGEKVVPLVKDMLAGS, encoded by the coding sequence ATGGACCTGGAATTCGGCATCGACACCTTCGGCGACCGGACCGCGGATGCCGACGGCGAGCTCGAGACCCACGCCGCGGGCGTGCGGCACGTCGTCGACCTCGGCGTGACGGCCGAGCAGGCCGGCCTCAACGCGTTCAACGTCGGCGAGCACCACCGCGACGACTACACCGTCTCCGCGCCCGAGATGGTGCTGGCCGCCATCGCCGCCCGGACCCAGCGGATCCGGCTCGGCACCGCCGTCACCGTGCTCTCCTCGGACGACCCCGTGCGCGTGCACGAGCGCTTCGCCACCCTCGACGCCCTCTCCTCCGGCCGCGCCGAGGCCGTGCTCGGCCGCGGCTCGTTCACCGAGTCCTTCCCGCTGTTCGGCTACTCGCTGCACGACTACGAGGACCTGTTCGAGGAGAAGCTCGAGCTCTTCGCGCAGCTGCGCACGCAGCAGCCGCTGACATGGTCGGGCCGGCACACCCAGGACCTCGACGACGTCACCCTCTACCCGCCGCTCGAGGGCGGCGAGCCGCTGCGGACGTGGGTGGCGGTCGGCGGCTCGCCGCAGTCCGTGGTGCGCGCCGCGCGGCACGATCTGCCGCTCATGCTGGCCATCATCGGCGGCCCGTCCTCCCGCTTCGCGCCCTTCGCGCAGCTCTACCGCGACGCGCGGGAGAAGTTCGGCCATGAGGGTGAGTCCCGCGTCGGCTTCCACATGATCGGGCATGTGGCCGAGACGGACCACGCGGCGTTCCAGCAGTTCGCCCAGCCGTACCTGTCCCACCACGCGCGGCTCGGCGCCGAGCGCGGCTGGCCGCGCATGACCCCCCAGGCGCTGCGGGGCGAGCTGGACCACGGGCTCATGGCCGTCGGCTCCCCCGAGACCGTGGCCCGGAAGGTGGCCCGGGGCATCCAGGACTTGGGCGCCTCCCGGGTGAGCTTCAAGGTGCAGCACGGGCCGATCGCCCACGAGCACAACCGCCGCTCCGTGGAGCTGTTCGGCGAGAAGGTCGTCCCCCTCGTGAAGGACATGCTCGCCGGGAGCTGA
- a CDS encoding LysM peptidoglycan-binding domain-containing protein, with product MHLSSPRPGARPHRALAPALAVAVLSAAVGGLLPHAPTPQDPATAPAPDRAGRTAADTTPGTRAADAPAAAAEVRGESSRQIALSGVDSAARDEHALAGLDADQRERLAVLSAPVTDTPFTVVAAAWEAGSGEGIESVQVRLHQDGAWTGWQELERTVWTEDVPSERTGTDPLVAFGATGAQVRVVTADGAAPAGFELSLIDPGTSATDEAVASQPTPTLDEVAETAALPHGVKAAAHPGAAQDGAGTPSSSVPQATTAASAADARAKILPDLITRAQWGADESWARDSSQFSTVKALTIHHTAGTNGYTRAQAVEQMRGIYAYYTKTLDWGDFPYHLITDRFGNIYEGRRGALTSNPLGTHAGGFNTGTMGISTIGNYDVVAPSQETVDAMARAAAYYVYRDGLDAHGTVTLTTGGTDMWPAGSQVTLDTIFPHRATKYTACPGQYLMPRLDEIREGAARIAAAAEGTTTPAPAPSPVPYTGDTYTVQPGDGWWIIAQRTGVSMAELQRLNGMTASTELHPGMILVTVESGPAPAPAPAPAPAPADTYTVQPNDGWWIIAQRTGVSMTELQRLNGMTAETVLHPGMVLRTSSAVSSADTYTVQPDDGWWIISQRTGVSMTELQRLNGMTASTLLHPGMVLRIR from the coding sequence ATGCACCTGTCCTCGCCGCGCCCCGGCGCCCGCCCGCATCGCGCCCTGGCCCCCGCCCTCGCGGTGGCCGTCCTGTCCGCCGCCGTCGGCGGCCTGCTGCCGCACGCTCCGACCCCGCAGGACCCCGCCACCGCCCCCGCGCCCGACCGGGCCGGCCGCACCGCGGCGGACACGACGCCGGGGACCCGCGCCGCGGACGCCCCCGCCGCGGCCGCGGAGGTCCGCGGCGAGAGCAGCCGGCAGATCGCCCTGTCCGGGGTGGACTCCGCCGCCCGGGACGAGCACGCCCTGGCCGGCCTGGACGCGGACCAGCGCGAGCGCCTCGCCGTGCTGAGCGCCCCGGTCACGGACACCCCGTTCACCGTGGTCGCCGCGGCCTGGGAGGCCGGCTCCGGCGAGGGCATCGAGTCCGTGCAGGTCCGCCTGCACCAGGACGGCGCCTGGACGGGCTGGCAGGAGCTCGAGCGCACCGTGTGGACCGAGGACGTGCCGAGCGAGCGCACCGGCACGGACCCGCTCGTGGCGTTCGGCGCCACCGGGGCGCAGGTCCGCGTGGTGACCGCCGACGGCGCCGCGCCCGCGGGCTTCGAGCTCTCCCTGATCGACCCGGGAACCTCCGCCACGGACGAGGCCGTCGCCTCCCAGCCCACCCCCACCCTGGACGAGGTCGCCGAGACCGCCGCCCTCCCCCACGGGGTGAAGGCCGCCGCCCACCCGGGCGCCGCGCAGGACGGGGCGGGGACGCCGTCGTCGTCCGTCCCTCAGGCCACCACGGCGGCGAGTGCCGCCGACGCCCGCGCCAAGATCCTCCCGGACCTCATCACGCGCGCCCAGTGGGGCGCGGACGAGTCCTGGGCGCGGGACTCCAGCCAGTTCTCCACCGTCAAGGCGCTGACCATCCACCACACGGCCGGCACCAACGGGTACACCCGCGCGCAGGCCGTGGAGCAGATGCGCGGCATCTACGCGTACTACACGAAGACCCTGGACTGGGGCGACTTCCCGTACCACCTGATCACGGACCGGTTCGGCAACATCTACGAGGGCCGCCGCGGCGCGCTGACCTCGAACCCGTTGGGCACCCATGCCGGCGGCTTCAACACGGGCACCATGGGCATCTCCACCATCGGCAACTACGACGTCGTGGCCCCCTCGCAGGAGACCGTGGACGCGATGGCCCGGGCCGCCGCCTACTACGTGTACCGGGACGGCCTCGACGCGCACGGCACCGTCACCCTCACCACCGGCGGCACCGACATGTGGCCGGCCGGGTCCCAGGTCACGCTGGACACGATCTTCCCGCACCGGGCCACCAAGTACACCGCGTGCCCCGGGCAGTACCTGATGCCGCGCCTGGACGAGATCCGCGAGGGCGCCGCGCGCATCGCCGCCGCGGCCGAGGGCACGACGACGCCGGCCCCCGCCCCCTCGCCCGTGCCGTACACCGGGGACACCTACACGGTGCAGCCCGGGGACGGCTGGTGGATCATCGCCCAGCGCACCGGCGTCTCCATGGCCGAGCTGCAGCGCCTCAACGGGATGACCGCCAGCACCGAGCTGCACCCGGGGATGATCCTGGTGACCGTCGAGAGCGGGCCCGCCCCCGCGCCCGCCCCTGCGCCTGCGCCTGCGCCTGCCGACACCTACACGGTCCAGCCGAACGACGGCTGGTGGATCATCGCCCAGCGCACGGGGGTGTCCATGACCGAGCTGCAGCGCCTGAACGGCATGACCGCGGAGACCGTGCTGCATCCGGGCATGGTGCTGCGCACCTCCTCCGCCGTGTCCTCGGCGGACACCTACACGGTGCAGCCCGACGACGGTTGGTGGATCATCTCCCAGCGCACCGGTGTCTCCATGACCGAGCTGCAGCGCCTGAACGGCATGACCGCCTCCACGCTGCTGCACCCGGGCATGGTGCTGCGCATCCGCTGA
- a CDS encoding fumarylacetoacetate hydrolase family protein, whose protein sequence is MLDQATHQKIADELHEAGRTGTPVPLLTARYEGMEVEDSYAIQRIWAQRQVEVGRRVAGHKIGLTSKAMQAATGITEPDYGVIFDDQVVESGHEFETARITNPRIEMELAFVLKDELRGPGVTLFDVLRATEYVVPALEVLDAHIELEGRTIVDTISDNAALGYMVLGGRPVAPDAVDLRWVAGTLSRNQTIEETGVAAGVLNHPGNGVHWLANRLAGHGDALAAGEIVLAGSFTRPMHVSAGDTVTADYGPLGTVTCFFA, encoded by the coding sequence ATGCTGGACCAGGCCACGCACCAGAAGATCGCCGACGAGCTGCACGAGGCAGGCCGGACCGGCACGCCCGTCCCGCTTCTCACCGCCCGCTACGAGGGCATGGAGGTGGAGGACTCCTACGCGATCCAGCGCATCTGGGCGCAGCGCCAGGTGGAGGTCGGGCGCCGCGTCGCCGGCCACAAGATCGGCCTGACGTCCAAGGCCATGCAGGCGGCCACGGGCATCACCGAGCCGGACTACGGCGTGATCTTCGACGACCAGGTGGTCGAGTCCGGCCATGAGTTCGAGACCGCGCGCATCACCAATCCGCGCATCGAGATGGAGCTGGCGTTCGTCCTCAAGGACGAGCTGCGCGGCCCGGGCGTCACCCTGTTCGACGTCCTGCGCGCCACCGAGTACGTGGTGCCGGCCCTCGAGGTCCTGGACGCGCACATCGAGCTGGAGGGGCGGACCATCGTGGACACGATCTCGGACAACGCGGCGCTGGGGTACATGGTGCTCGGCGGCCGCCCCGTGGCCCCGGACGCGGTGGATCTGCGCTGGGTGGCCGGCACGCTCTCCCGCAACCAGACCATCGAGGAGACCGGCGTGGCCGCCGGCGTGCTGAACCACCCCGGCAACGGCGTGCACTGGCTCGCCAACCGCCTGGCCGGCCACGGCGACGCGCTGGCCGCCGGGGAGATCGTGCTGGCCGGCTCCTTCACGCGCCCCATGCACGTGTCCGCCGGGGACACCGTCACCGCCGACTACGGGCCGCTCGGCACCGTCACCTGCTTCTTCGCCTGA